From Amycolatopsis sp. YIM 10, the proteins below share one genomic window:
- a CDS encoding TetR/AcrR family transcriptional regulator, whose translation MRRRLLDATVDCLVEHGYAGTTTTRVAERAGVTRGAQVHHFPTKADLVTSAIRHLAAKRTEVAMAEIDRLKASADPVGDALQLMWEMHQGPVFSATVELWVASRTDPDLRRQMSAVEPIATSSLVEFGKALLPGYAGHPEFLPAVYTAMDTVRGILIASWATRDQAELDARWARARRHLRVLYSALLEAA comes from the coding sequence ATGCGCCGGCGCCTGCTCGACGCCACCGTCGACTGCCTGGTCGAGCACGGGTACGCCGGCACGACGACCACCAGGGTGGCCGAGCGCGCCGGGGTCACCCGTGGCGCCCAGGTGCACCACTTCCCGACCAAGGCCGATCTGGTCACCTCGGCGATCCGGCACCTGGCGGCCAAGCGCACCGAGGTGGCGATGGCCGAGATCGACCGGCTGAAGGCGTCGGCCGATCCGGTCGGTGACGCGCTGCAGCTGATGTGGGAGATGCACCAGGGGCCGGTGTTCTCGGCCACCGTCGAGCTGTGGGTGGCCTCGCGCACCGACCCCGACCTGCGGCGCCAGATGTCCGCGGTGGAGCCGATCGCCACCTCGAGCCTGGTCGAGTTCGGCAAGGCGCTGCTGCCGGGTTACGCCGGGCACCCCGAGTTCCTGCCCGCGGTCTACACCGCGATGGACACCGTGCGCGGGATCCTGATCGCCAGCTGGGCGACCCGCGACCAGGCCGAGCTGGACGCGCGCTGGGCCCGCGCCCGGCGCCACCTGCGGGTGCTCTACTCCGCGCTGCTCGAAGCGGCCTGA
- a CDS encoding SDR family oxidoreductase, with product MTIVVTGATGQLGRLVVEHLLKRVDASEIAVSVREPAKAADLGVDVRQGDFDRPETLDQAFAGADKVLFISTGDVSDHRVTQHGNAIEAAKRAGVRHVFYTSLTKADSSSMLLARTHGPTEELLKASGLTYTILRNNWYLENDLGTIAAALATGTLASSAGDGRTAPVTRAEYAEAAAVALTTGGHENAVYELGSPVTYSYADWAAALSEATGREITFTALTDEQAEEQLTAAGLPAPLVGVLVDSNRGIAAGDLALAAPDLAKLIGREPVTLREWVAAQAASSSAE from the coding sequence ATGACGATCGTGGTGACCGGGGCGACCGGCCAGCTGGGCCGGCTGGTGGTCGAGCACCTGCTCAAGCGGGTGGACGCGAGCGAGATCGCGGTGAGCGTCCGTGAACCGGCCAAGGCCGCGGATCTCGGCGTCGACGTCCGGCAGGGCGACTTCGACCGGCCGGAGACCCTCGACCAGGCCTTCGCCGGTGCCGACAAGGTGCTGTTCATCTCCACCGGCGACGTCTCCGACCACCGCGTCACCCAGCACGGGAACGCGATCGAGGCGGCCAAGCGCGCCGGGGTGCGGCACGTTTTCTACACCTCGCTGACCAAGGCGGACTCCAGCAGCATGCTGCTCGCCCGCACCCACGGTCCGACCGAGGAACTGCTCAAGGCGAGCGGCCTGACCTACACCATCCTGCGCAACAACTGGTACCTGGAGAACGATCTCGGCACCATCGCCGCGGCGCTGGCCACCGGCACGCTGGCCAGCTCGGCCGGCGACGGCCGGACCGCCCCGGTGACCCGCGCGGAGTACGCCGAGGCGGCGGCGGTCGCGCTGACCACCGGCGGCCACGAGAACGCCGTCTACGAGCTGGGCTCGCCGGTCACCTACTCCTACGCGGACTGGGCGGCGGCGCTGAGCGAGGCCACCGGCCGCGAGATCACCTTCACCGCGCTCACCGACGAGCAGGCCGAGGAGCAGCTCACCGCGGCCGGGCTGCCCGCGCCGCTGGTCGGCGTGCTGGTCGACTCGAACCGGGGCATCGCCGCCGGGGACCTGGCGCTCGCCGCGCCGGACCTGGCCAAGCTGATCGGCCGCGAGCCGGTGACCCTGCGCGAGTGGGTCGCGGCTCAGGCCGCTTCGAGCAGCGCGGAGTAG
- the mgrA gene encoding L-glyceraldehyde 3-phosphate reductase: MTYIAAADRYDSMVYRRSGRSGLHLPAVSLGLWHNFGHDRPFETQRAICRRAFDLGITHFDLANNYGPPYGAAESNFGRMLAGDFRPYRDELVFSTKAGYDMWPGPYGNFGSRKYLLASLDQSLERMGLDYVDIFYSHRFDPDTPLEETVGALDTAVRSGRALYVGISSYSSEKTAEAARLLRELGTPLLIHQPSYSMLNRWIEEQDLLSTLDTVGAGCIAFSPLAQGLLTDRYLDGIPADSRAATGGALDEGMLTEENLTRVRALNEVAKRRGQSLAQLALAWALRDKRVTSVLIGASSVAQLEANVGSLGNLEFTDEELAEIERYAVEGDINLWARSSAH; encoded by the coding sequence GTGACTTACATCGCGGCTGCCGACAGGTACGACTCCATGGTTTACCGGCGCTCCGGGCGCAGCGGGCTGCACCTGCCCGCCGTCTCGCTCGGCCTGTGGCACAACTTCGGCCACGACCGGCCGTTCGAGACCCAGCGCGCCATCTGCCGCCGGGCCTTCGACCTCGGCATCACCCACTTCGACCTGGCCAACAACTACGGCCCGCCCTACGGTGCCGCGGAAAGCAACTTCGGCCGGATGCTGGCCGGGGACTTCCGCCCATACCGGGACGAACTTGTTTTCTCGACCAAGGCGGGTTACGACATGTGGCCGGGGCCGTACGGCAACTTCGGTTCGCGCAAGTACCTGCTCGCCTCGCTGGACCAGTCGCTGGAGCGGATGGGTCTGGACTATGTGGACATCTTCTACTCGCACCGGTTCGATCCGGACACCCCGCTGGAGGAGACGGTCGGCGCGCTGGACACCGCGGTCCGCTCCGGGCGCGCGCTCTACGTCGGCATCTCGTCGTATTCCTCGGAAAAGACGGCCGAGGCCGCGCGGTTGCTGCGTGAACTGGGCACCCCGCTGCTGATCCACCAGCCGTCCTACTCGATGCTGAACCGCTGGATCGAGGAACAGGATCTGCTGTCCACTCTGGACACCGTCGGCGCCGGGTGCATCGCGTTCTCCCCGCTGGCGCAGGGCCTGCTGACCGACCGCTACCTCGACGGCATTCCCGCCGACTCGCGGGCGGCCACCGGCGGCGCGCTCGACGAGGGCATGCTCACCGAGGAGAACCTCACCCGCGTCCGCGCGCTGAACGAGGTCGCGAAGCGGCGCGGGCAGAGCCTGGCCCAGCTCGCGCTGGCGTGGGCGCTGCGCGACAAGCGGGTCACCTCGGTGCTGATCGGCGCCAGCAGCGTGGCCCAGCTGGAGGCGAACGTCGGCTCGCTGGGCAATCTCGAGTTCACCGACGAGGAACTGGCCGAGATCGAGCGGTACGCGGTCGAGGGCGACATCAACCTGTGGGCGCGGTCTTCCGCGCACTGA
- a CDS encoding AAA family ATPase, which produces MDEDGPPAGRAAELAVLGRMLAALAAGRPGAVVLTGEPGIGKTRLLAELTGRAGAARVFGGAATEFERAEPYAVFAHALDPFLRSLGESGRAVLGPAGELRVVFPAFGPPVDRVPAASHVRWAVSALLARLAAQRPLVLVLDDLQWADAASIELFGHLVRWLPDAPLLLAGAMRPARGPERLRLLLDTARPGSEFEEVPLGPLSLDEVAGLMPDPAAAEVAALHHESGGNPFYFAALAKEGASSLPQTVFSAVSTELRALAPGTRIAAWAASLSEMPFEPGLAAEIAELPLGEFLTALDELAAADLVRPVGGTGRFRFRHPIVRRAVHQTAGPGWRRAAHARAAEILARRGAGVAAIAEHVERSAVAGDLVAVELLADAGKAALPAEAARWFGAALDLLPNGEVHRSRRQELLTRLALCAGAAGLIDESRRAADELLTLTRPSPARTELVAFRSFVECASGRHDRARALLDRELRVVPRELVVCRAALHAELASTALIRADHAEVERHADLALAADGPAHVLATALLAHGQYALGRIEEAIATVDRAAARFDAMTDELLLTRLDACLPLARAEQDLDRPDDAIRHATRGLDLARSSGQALVAPLLWTARAAAHASRGRPVETLEDATEAYELCRGGGNRYGAALALCVSTRAQVWRGEVSAAVASAEEALAIGRDTGAAALLGDAGVGYAEALQAAGRFADVEPVLLETTGNFELVDRPWWPRLHLVLITAALAAGDRPGAGHLLGQAREAVDGIPLASRQSVVRYAEALVLLDSAEFDAAADAAFTALGLAGTAGCQVRAGQARIVAGRALAANGDRDRGLAELLRAERDLAALGAYRYRDHAVRELRRFGRRVPRPAHGSGAGLSNREHEIAQLVAAGRTNREIAEQLVISEKTVETHVSRVLRKLRVRSRAGVGRAL; this is translated from the coding sequence GTGGACGAGGATGGACCGCCGGCGGGGCGCGCGGCCGAACTGGCGGTGCTGGGCCGGATGCTGGCCGCGCTGGCCGCCGGGCGGCCGGGCGCGGTGGTGCTCACCGGGGAACCGGGCATCGGCAAAACCCGGTTGCTCGCCGAGCTGACCGGGCGGGCCGGTGCCGCGCGGGTTTTCGGCGGTGCCGCCACCGAGTTCGAGCGGGCCGAGCCGTACGCCGTTTTCGCGCACGCGCTGGACCCGTTCCTCCGGTCGCTCGGGGAGTCGGGGCGGGCGGTGCTCGGCCCGGCCGGCGAACTGCGGGTGGTGTTCCCCGCGTTCGGCCCGCCGGTGGACCGGGTTCCCGCCGCTTCGCACGTCCGCTGGGCGGTGAGCGCGCTGCTGGCGCGGCTCGCCGCGCAACGGCCGCTGGTGCTGGTGCTCGACGACCTCCAGTGGGCCGATGCCGCCTCGATCGAACTGTTCGGCCACCTCGTGCGGTGGCTGCCCGACGCGCCGTTGCTGCTGGCGGGGGCGATGCGCCCGGCCCGAGGCCCGGAACGGCTGCGGCTGCTGCTCGACACCGCCCGGCCGGGCAGCGAGTTCGAAGAGGTGCCGCTCGGCCCGTTGAGCCTTGATGAGGTCGCCGGGCTGATGCCGGACCCGGCCGCGGCGGAAGTGGCCGCACTGCACCACGAATCCGGCGGCAATCCGTTCTACTTCGCGGCACTGGCCAAGGAAGGCGCGTCGAGCCTGCCCCAGACGGTGTTCAGCGCGGTTTCCACGGAACTGCGCGCACTGGCGCCGGGGACGCGAATCGCCGCGTGGGCCGCCTCGCTGTCCGAAATGCCCTTCGAACCCGGCCTGGCGGCGGAAATCGCCGAACTACCACTCGGTGAATTCCTGACCGCGCTCGACGAACTGGCCGCCGCCGACCTGGTGCGACCCGTCGGGGGAACCGGCCGGTTCCGCTTCCGGCACCCGATCGTGCGCCGGGCCGTGCACCAGACGGCGGGGCCCGGGTGGCGGCGCGCGGCCCACGCCCGTGCCGCCGAAATCCTCGCCCGGCGCGGGGCGGGCGTGGCGGCCATCGCGGAACACGTCGAGCGCAGCGCGGTGGCCGGTGATCTGGTGGCGGTGGAACTGCTGGCGGACGCGGGAAAGGCGGCGTTGCCAGCCGAAGCCGCGCGCTGGTTCGGCGCGGCACTGGACCTGTTGCCGAACGGGGAGGTGCACCGTTCCCGGCGCCAGGAACTGTTGACCCGCCTGGCTTTGTGCGCGGGTGCGGCGGGCCTGATCGACGAGAGCAGGCGGGCGGCGGACGAGCTGCTCACGCTGACCCGGCCGTCACCGGCCAGGACGGAACTCGTCGCCTTCCGGTCGTTCGTCGAGTGCGCTTCGGGACGGCACGACCGGGCACGGGCGCTCCTGGACCGCGAACTCCGCGTGGTGCCGAGGGAACTGGTCGTGTGCCGGGCCGCGTTGCACGCCGAACTGGCGAGCACCGCGCTGATCCGCGCCGACCACGCGGAAGTCGAGCGGCACGCGGACCTGGCGCTCGCCGCCGACGGGCCCGCCCACGTGCTGGCGACCGCGCTGCTGGCGCACGGGCAGTACGCGCTGGGCCGGATCGAGGAGGCCATCGCGACCGTCGACCGCGCGGCCGCGAGGTTCGACGCGATGACCGACGAACTGCTGCTGACCCGGCTCGACGCCTGCCTGCCACTGGCGCGGGCCGAACAGGACCTGGACCGGCCGGACGACGCGATCCGGCACGCCACGCGCGGGCTCGACCTGGCCAGGTCGTCCGGGCAGGCACTGGTCGCGCCCCTGCTCTGGACCGCACGCGCTGCCGCGCACGCGTCGCGAGGCCGTCCGGTGGAAACGCTCGAGGACGCGACCGAGGCGTACGAACTGTGCCGCGGCGGGGGAAACCGGTACGGCGCGGCGCTCGCGTTGTGCGTGAGCACTCGCGCGCAGGTGTGGCGCGGCGAGGTGAGCGCCGCGGTGGCGTCGGCGGAGGAGGCGCTGGCGATCGGCCGTGACACCGGGGCGGCGGCGCTGCTGGGCGACGCGGGCGTCGGGTACGCGGAAGCGTTGCAGGCAGCCGGGCGCTTCGCCGACGTGGAACCGGTGCTGCTGGAGACGACCGGGAACTTCGAACTGGTGGACCGGCCGTGGTGGCCGCGATTGCACCTGGTGCTGATCACGGCGGCGCTGGCGGCCGGGGACCGGCCGGGGGCCGGCCACCTGCTCGGGCAGGCCCGCGAGGCGGTGGACGGGATCCCGCTGGCCTCGCGCCAGTCGGTCGTGCGGTACGCGGAAGCGTTGGTGCTGCTGGATTCGGCGGAGTTCGACGCGGCCGCCGACGCCGCCTTCACCGCGCTCGGCCTGGCCGGAACGGCGGGCTGCCAGGTGCGGGCCGGGCAGGCGCGCATCGTCGCCGGACGGGCGCTGGCCGCGAACGGTGACCGGGACCGCGGCCTGGCCGAACTGCTGCGCGCGGAACGGGACCTGGCCGCGCTGGGCGCCTACCGCTACCGCGACCACGCGGTGCGCGAGCTGCGCCGGTTCGGGCGCCGGGTGCCGCGGCCGGCCCACGGTTCCGGTGCCGGGTTGAGCAACCGGGAACACGAGATCGCGCAGCTGGTGGCGGCCGGGCGCACCAACCGGGAGATCGCGGAGCAACTGGTGATCAGTGAGAAGACGGTGGAGACGCATGTGTCGCGAGTACTGCGAAAACTGCGGGTCCGCTCCCGCGCCGGGGTCGGCCGGGCATTATGA
- a CDS encoding CocE/NonD family hydrolase, whose amino-acid sequence MRILGGLLVLVLLAGLTAPVSAAGAAGKPFQLENGVSAPIYSYEHAIRETVWVDIGTDLDRDGAGDRIAADIIRPAEPAARGQRVPVIMDVSPYYACCGRGNEAQKKTYAPDGTPLGFPLFYDNYFVPRGYAVVLVDAGGTNRSRGCFDDVPSGRGVVDWLNGRATGYSAVEGGTPVRADWTTGAVGLVGKSQDGATAIGVASTGVEGVRTIVPIAGVSSYYEVHNSDGAWHGGGGGPPGLLNPRAQELCAPWMAEQEELAGTDGDYNRYWESLNYVHQAHRVRASVFAVQGFGDLNVRTIQFGPWWDALGAHGVTRKAWLSQAGHVDPFDLQRPEFVHTLHRWLDRWLLDVRNGIEHEPAVHREAAVGQWVDERRWPPASARPVTLRPTGDGGLGTAPANGVESIVDDPALTGYDWIRQPADPSTARVVFTTEPLDRPTQLSGTGSVTVKVRSSTPQARVGAMLVDYGPATVRATYQGAPGIRNLETRSCWGESAPGDSACYLDTETTTETVDHQLLAAGWADIGHHRTLWRGEDLRPDRYYTMTFRISTVDKLVPAGHRIGLVLGGTDAFWIRSPSLHPALDFDLAGTSVTVPVAGPKP is encoded by the coding sequence ATGCGGATTCTGGGCGGGCTGCTGGTCTTGGTGTTGCTGGCGGGGCTGACCGCCCCGGTTTCCGCGGCCGGTGCCGCGGGCAAGCCGTTCCAGCTGGAAAACGGGGTGAGCGCGCCGATCTACTCCTACGAGCACGCCATCCGCGAAACGGTGTGGGTCGACATCGGCACCGATCTCGACCGCGACGGCGCCGGGGATCGGATCGCCGCGGACATCATCCGCCCGGCGGAACCGGCGGCCCGCGGGCAGCGCGTGCCGGTGATCATGGACGTCAGCCCGTACTACGCGTGTTGCGGGCGCGGCAACGAAGCGCAGAAGAAGACCTACGCGCCCGACGGCACCCCGCTGGGCTTCCCGCTCTTCTACGACAACTACTTCGTGCCCCGTGGTTACGCGGTGGTGCTGGTCGACGCCGGTGGCACCAACCGCTCCCGCGGCTGTTTCGACGACGTGCCGTCCGGACGCGGCGTCGTCGACTGGCTCAACGGCCGCGCGACCGGCTACTCCGCGGTGGAGGGCGGCACGCCGGTCCGGGCGGACTGGACCACCGGCGCGGTTGGTCTGGTGGGCAAGTCCCAGGACGGCGCGACCGCGATCGGCGTCGCCTCCACCGGTGTCGAAGGCGTCCGGACCATCGTGCCGATCGCCGGGGTCAGCTCCTACTACGAGGTGCACAACTCCGACGGCGCGTGGCACGGTGGTGGCGGCGGCCCGCCGGGACTGCTCAACCCGCGCGCCCAGGAGCTGTGCGCACCGTGGATGGCCGAGCAGGAAGAGCTCGCGGGCACCGACGGCGACTACAACCGGTACTGGGAGTCGCTGAACTACGTGCACCAGGCACATCGCGTGCGCGCCAGCGTGTTCGCCGTCCAGGGCTTCGGTGATCTCAACGTGCGCACCATCCAGTTCGGTCCGTGGTGGGACGCGCTCGGCGCGCACGGCGTGACCCGAAAGGCGTGGCTGAGCCAGGCCGGTCACGTCGACCCGTTCGACCTCCAGCGCCCCGAGTTCGTGCACACCCTGCACCGCTGGCTGGACCGGTGGCTGCTGGACGTCCGCAACGGGATCGAGCACGAACCGGCCGTGCACCGCGAAGCCGCCGTCGGCCAGTGGGTGGACGAACGCCGCTGGCCACCGGCGAGCGCCCGGCCGGTGACCCTCCGGCCGACCGGCGACGGCGGACTGGGCACTGCACCCGCGAACGGCGTGGAGTCCATTGTGGACGACCCCGCACTGACCGGCTACGACTGGATCCGGCAGCCCGCCGATCCTTCGACCGCGCGAGTGGTCTTCACCACCGAGCCACTGGACCGGCCCACGCAGCTGTCGGGCACCGGCTCGGTGACGGTGAAGGTGCGCTCGAGCACGCCGCAGGCCAGGGTCGGCGCGATGCTGGTCGACTACGGCCCGGCCACCGTCCGCGCCACCTACCAGGGCGCTCCCGGCATCCGGAACCTGGAAACCCGGTCGTGCTGGGGCGAGAGCGCGCCCGGCGACAGCGCCTGTTACCTGGACACCGAAACCACCACCGAAACCGTCGACCACCAGCTGCTGGCCGCGGGCTGGGCGGACATCGGGCACCACCGGACCCTCTGGCGCGGTGAGGACCTGCGGCCGGACCGGTACTACACGATGACCTTCCGCATCTCCACAGTGGACAAGCTGGTGCCCGCCGGGCACCGGATCGGGCTGGTGCTGGGCGGTACGGACGCGTTCTGGATCCGCTCGCCGAGCCTGCACCCGGCGCTGGACTTCGACCTGGCGGGTACCTCGGTGACCGTGCCGGTCGCCGGACCGAAGCCGTAG
- a CDS encoding tetratricopeptide repeat protein codes for MSATPLPLDGCRQRLTGVRGALTTAVLRLSPADRQLLSRLAVFPGLFTTAAVRELTGGPDPAPALARLSGAALVVRCGTRFRLLRVVREYFAAEPVAPAGPVSGADRERLDHLLNLSAVARFAGEHERAADRLTEALAICARCGDVPNAGIVLDALGDAALELGDYAGAFARYAQSRRLAMRLADPLWTAESLNRLGLVSWLRGDFGTARMLCAGAGAISKVQSGTRAKRAQSRALLGLGVVALHRGEHASARALLSQSFAGADRASWRDGKAWSLGQLGLLSLHEGDTTAARRYLRASLRNHHSLNARWRIASQLEALAAVALAAREPEHAVRLLGASAELRMLTGARVPPVERAARQRTLAAARGAVSPDRFTQLWSAVTAEQVIREELDEHAPAARVVDPPLRVFAFGRAEVFLGSEPLLPADWTFAKPRELLYFLLTETDCTKHRIGRALWPWSTDAQVRNNFHTTLHHLRRALRQPGWVTYSNGRYRFDREAGCDFDVDRFRNALRDTELAPAKWLATAVEVYRGDFLDGEPGEHWITERRAALREDYERAVKTLEVLRRRP; via the coding sequence ATGTCGGCAACTCCGTTACCACTGGACGGCTGTCGGCAACGGTTGACCGGTGTGCGCGGTGCGCTCACCACGGCCGTGCTGCGGCTGAGCCCGGCCGACCGGCAGTTGCTGAGCAGGCTCGCGGTGTTTCCCGGCTTGTTCACCACGGCCGCGGTACGCGAGCTGACCGGCGGCCCGGACCCCGCCCCGGCCCTGGCACGGCTGTCCGGCGCCGCGCTGGTGGTGCGCTGCGGCACGCGGTTCCGGCTGCTGCGCGTGGTGCGCGAGTACTTCGCCGCCGAGCCGGTCGCGCCGGCCGGCCCGGTGTCCGGCGCGGACCGCGAACGCCTCGACCACCTGCTGAACCTGAGCGCCGTCGCGCGGTTCGCCGGCGAACACGAGCGAGCGGCCGACCGGCTGACCGAGGCACTGGCGATCTGCGCCCGGTGCGGTGACGTCCCCAACGCCGGGATCGTGCTCGACGCGCTCGGTGACGCCGCGCTCGAACTCGGCGACTACGCCGGCGCGTTCGCCAGGTACGCGCAGAGCAGACGGCTGGCGATGCGCCTGGCCGACCCGCTCTGGACCGCGGAATCGCTGAACCGCCTCGGCCTGGTTTCCTGGTTGCGCGGGGATTTCGGCACCGCGCGCATGTTGTGCGCCGGTGCCGGGGCGATTTCGAAGGTCCAGTCCGGGACGCGGGCGAAGCGGGCCCAGTCCCGCGCGCTGCTCGGGCTGGGCGTGGTCGCGCTCCACCGCGGTGAGCACGCCTCGGCCCGCGCGCTGCTTTCGCAGAGCTTCGCCGGTGCCGACCGGGCGTCCTGGCGCGACGGCAAGGCGTGGTCGCTCGGCCAGCTCGGGCTGCTCTCGCTGCACGAAGGCGATACCACCGCGGCGCGGCGTTACCTGCGCGCGAGCCTGCGCAACCACCATTCGCTCAACGCGCGGTGGCGGATCGCCAGTCAGCTGGAGGCACTGGCCGCGGTCGCTCTGGCGGCTCGGGAGCCGGAACACGCCGTGCGCCTGCTCGGCGCCTCGGCCGAGTTGCGCATGCTGACCGGCGCGCGCGTGCCACCGGTGGAACGCGCGGCCCGGCAGCGGACGCTGGCCGCCGCGCGCGGCGCGGTGTCACCGGACCGCTTCACGCAGTTGTGGTCCGCGGTCACCGCCGAACAGGTGATCCGCGAGGAACTCGACGAGCACGCCCCGGCCGCGCGGGTGGTGGATCCGCCGCTGCGGGTGTTCGCCTTCGGCCGGGCGGAGGTGTTCCTCGGCTCCGAACCGCTGCTGCCCGCCGACTGGACCTTCGCCAAACCCCGCGAGCTGCTGTACTTCCTGCTCACCGAAACCGACTGCACCAAGCACCGGATCGGGCGGGCGCTGTGGCCGTGGTCCACCGACGCGCAGGTCCGCAACAACTTCCACACCACGCTGCACCACCTGCGCCGGGCGCTGCGGCAGCCGGGCTGGGTGACCTACTCGAACGGGCGCTACCGCTTCGACCGCGAAGCAGGCTGCGACTTCGACGTCGACCGCTTCCGCAACGCCCTGCGCGACACCGAACTGGCCCCGGCGAAGTGGCTGGCCACCGCGGTCGAGGTCTACCGGGGCGACTTCCTCGACGGCGAGCCCGGTGAGCACTGGATCACCGAGCGTCGCGCGGCGCTGCGCGAGGACTACGAACGTGCCGTGAAAACCCTGGAAGTGCTCCGGCGTCGGCCATAA
- a CDS encoding helix-turn-helix domain-containing protein: MIPDPYDRDCPTRQLLDRIGDQWTVLIVGVLGGGPLRFTEIGKRVSGISQKMLTQTLRALVRDGILARRMYPEIPPRVEYELTDLGRDLAEPLAVLTKWATQHMDRVAAAREAYDRADAVKAARSGK; this comes from the coding sequence GTGATACCGGATCCGTACGACCGCGACTGCCCGACGCGGCAGCTGCTCGACCGCATCGGGGACCAGTGGACCGTGTTGATCGTGGGCGTGCTGGGCGGCGGGCCGCTGCGGTTCACCGAGATCGGGAAGCGGGTGTCGGGCATCTCGCAGAAGATGCTCACCCAGACCCTGCGCGCCCTGGTCCGCGACGGCATCCTGGCGCGGCGCATGTATCCGGAGATCCCGCCGCGGGTGGAGTACGAGCTGACCGACCTGGGACGCGACCTGGCCGAGCCGCTCGCGGTGCTCACGAAGTGGGCCACCCAGCACATGGACCGGGTGGCCGCCGCGCGGGAAGCCTACGACCGCGCCGACGCCGTGAAGGCGGCCCGGTCAGGGAAGTAG
- a CDS encoding SRPBCC family protein: MARKVIDVRAEFPVTPAQLYAVLREGARWPELTPLGSFELYRPGETEPEGVGAIRLFRTPPFASYEQIVELEPDRRFSYTLLRGLPLRDYRVDATLTPVGGGTELHWHCEFTPKIPGTGWFYRWFFGYFHAKVVAGLGAGATA, encoded by the coding sequence ATGGCGCGCAAGGTGATCGACGTCCGAGCCGAGTTCCCCGTCACGCCCGCGCAGCTCTACGCGGTGCTGCGTGAAGGGGCCCGGTGGCCGGAGCTGACCCCGCTGGGCTCCTTCGAGCTGTACCGGCCGGGGGAGACCGAACCCGAAGGCGTCGGCGCGATCCGGTTGTTCCGGACGCCGCCGTTCGCCAGCTACGAGCAGATCGTCGAGCTGGAACCCGATCGCCGGTTCAGCTACACACTGCTACGAGGGCTTCCGCTGCGGGACTACCGGGTGGACGCCACGCTGACCCCGGTCGGCGGCGGCACCGAACTGCACTGGCACTGCGAATTCACCCCGAAGATCCCCGGCACCGGCTGGTTCTACCGCTGGTTCTTCGGTTACTTCCACGCCAAGGTGGTCGCCGGGCTGGGCGCGGGGGCGACCGCATAG
- a CDS encoding response regulator transcription factor, with product MIRVVVVDDEPMVCAHLKTILSSAADIEVAGSAADGAEAVEAVIRHRPRVVLMDLRMPGVDGLTAIERIAELPDPPAVVALTTFDADSYVIRALRAGAAGFLVKSTPPEDLIGLVRVAADGHTVLSPEAARRLVAASAGEQHRAERARDRISVLSEREVQVLGCLGSGLSNADIAARLHLSESTVKSYVSRMLVKLDCANRTQAGLLAHEAGLLP from the coding sequence ATGATCCGGGTAGTCGTCGTCGATGACGAGCCGATGGTGTGCGCGCACCTGAAGACGATCCTGTCCTCGGCCGCGGACATCGAGGTCGCCGGTTCCGCGGCCGACGGCGCGGAGGCGGTGGAGGCGGTCATCCGGCACCGGCCGCGGGTGGTGCTGATGGACCTGCGCATGCCCGGCGTCGACGGCCTGACCGCGATCGAGCGCATCGCCGAACTGCCCGACCCGCCCGCCGTGGTCGCGCTGACCACCTTCGACGCCGACAGCTACGTCATCCGCGCCCTGCGTGCCGGTGCGGCGGGCTTCCTGGTGAAGTCGACCCCGCCGGAGGACCTGATCGGCCTGGTCCGGGTGGCCGCCGACGGGCACACCGTGCTCTCGCCGGAGGCCGCGCGCCGCCTGGTCGCCGCGTCGGCCGGGGAGCAGCACCGGGCCGAGCGGGCGCGCGACCGGATCTCGGTGCTGTCCGAGCGGGAGGTCCAGGTGCTCGGCTGCCTCGGCTCCGGACTGTCCAATGCGGACATCGCGGCCCGGCTGCACCTCTCGGAGTCGACGGTGAAGAGCTACGTCTCGCGGATGCTGGTGAAGCTGGACTGCGCGAACCGAACCCAGGCGGGCCTGCTGGCCCACGAAGCGGGCCTACTTCCCTGA